Proteins from one uncultured Desulfuromonas sp. genomic window:
- a CDS encoding glutamine amidotransferase family protein: MCRIGAIKSKNYTHPSKALQLMQSQQKGHDNSGFAMVMQDLGGIFEGYKHLPTLSMACTDEGLNLAENILHGAGFRRVLQWVPDTFPSEELDINAMPNYVFETFSYPKSYKHATQEEKEELLLDMRLKMRAALEPDEQGFVYSFWPDVVTLKEIGDPRDIGTFFNLWQPDENFTAKVITAQCRQNTNYDIVRYAAHPFFLQGYTGLANGENTFYQKNKEIQAKLHRGYIGFESDSQCFLYSLHYIHRQLKWPLQYFKHVITPLPFDELQSRDDADQLRSIRQSLAHLEINGPNTIIGVLPDNTLFTCCDAKKLRPVVLGQTEDTIAIASEVCGINEILPDREWSTDIYPNEREIVVINDELEVARWKQ, from the coding sequence ATGTGTCGAATTGGAGCAATTAAAAGTAAAAACTATACCCACCCGAGTAAAGCCCTGCAGTTGATGCAATCTCAGCAAAAAGGGCACGACAACTCAGGGTTTGCCATGGTCATGCAGGATCTGGGCGGTATTTTTGAGGGGTATAAGCATCTGCCCACCCTGTCTATGGCCTGCACCGATGAGGGCTTAAATCTGGCGGAAAACATCCTGCACGGAGCTGGCTTTCGCCGCGTTCTGCAATGGGTGCCTGACACCTTTCCCAGTGAAGAACTCGACATCAATGCGATGCCGAACTACGTGTTTGAGACCTTCAGCTACCCGAAAAGCTACAAGCACGCCACCCAAGAGGAAAAAGAGGAGCTACTGCTCGACATGCGCCTGAAAATGCGCGCCGCACTGGAGCCGGACGAGCAGGGCTTTGTTTACTCGTTCTGGCCGGATGTCGTTACCCTGAAAGAGATCGGCGACCCACGCGACATCGGCACTTTTTTCAACCTGTGGCAGCCTGACGAGAATTTCACCGCCAAGGTGATTACCGCCCAATGCCGTCAGAATACCAACTACGATATCGTGCGCTATGCGGCCCATCCGTTTTTCCTCCAGGGATATACCGGACTGGCCAACGGCGAGAACACCTTTTATCAAAAGAACAAGGAAATACAGGCCAAGCTGCACCGTGGCTACATCGGCTTTGAATCAGATTCACAGTGCTTCCTCTACAGCCTGCACTATATCCACCGCCAGCTAAAATGGCCGCTGCAGTATTTCAAACATGTCATCACGCCACTGCCATTCGATGAACTGCAGAGCCGTGACGATGCTGACCAACTGCGCTCCATCCGTCAGTCTCTGGCCCACCTGGAGATTAACGGACCAAACACCATCATCGGCGTGCTGCCGGACAACACACTGTTCACCTGCTGCGACGCTAAAAAACTGCGGCCGGTTGTTCTTGGTCAAACAGAGGACACCATCGCCATCGCTTCGGAAGTATGCGGCATTAACGAAATCCTGCCGGATCGTGAATGGTCGACTGATATTTACCCCAACGAACGCGAAATCGTCGTGATCAATGATGAGCTGGAGGTTGCACGATGGAAACAGTAA